In a single window of the Calditrichota bacterium genome:
- a CDS encoding AAA family ATPase, which translates to DVKVIMIGDPWIYQVLFYQDDDFKKIFKVKADFDSVMPRGEPNVLQYASFIRKICNDEKLLHFDRSAVAAVVEYGVRLAGRQNKLSTRFNYVADLVREAHYWAVQEKASIVTAKHVDKALEEKVERVSLIEDKIRELIAEGTLMIDTEGSKVGQVNGLSVIDLGDYAFGHPCRITAQTAMGRAGIINIEREAELSGPTHNKGVLILAGYLRGKFAQDKPLSMSASICFEQNYSGVDGDSASSTEMYALLSSLADLPLRQDIAVTGSVNQKGEIQPIGGVNEKIEGFYRVCKVRGLTGQQGVIIPRRNVDDLALHKEVVEAVKKGLFHIYPVDTVDQGITILTGVPAGERGPDGRFPEGTVNARVDARLRELAEGLRQYAHVPTEQEQN; encoded by the coding sequence GACGTCAAGGTAATCATGATCGGCGACCCCTGGATTTACCAGGTGCTCTTCTATCAAGACGACGACTTTAAGAAGATTTTCAAGGTGAAGGCGGACTTTGACAGCGTGATGCCGCGGGGCGAGCCGAACGTGCTCCAGTATGCCTCATTCATCCGCAAGATCTGCAATGACGAGAAGTTGCTCCACTTCGACCGCTCGGCTGTAGCGGCAGTGGTCGAATACGGCGTGCGTCTGGCTGGCCGGCAGAACAAGCTCTCCACCCGTTTCAACTATGTCGCCGACCTGGTACGCGAGGCGCACTACTGGGCGGTCCAGGAAAAGGCCTCCATTGTCACCGCCAAGCACGTGGACAAGGCCCTGGAAGAGAAGGTTGAGCGCGTCAGCCTCATCGAGGACAAGATCCGGGAGCTCATCGCCGAAGGCACCTTGATGATCGACACCGAGGGAAGCAAGGTCGGGCAGGTGAACGGCTTGTCGGTCATCGACCTGGGCGACTATGCATTCGGTCACCCCTGCCGCATCACCGCGCAGACGGCCATGGGACGCGCCGGCATCATCAACATCGAGCGGGAGGCGGAGCTGAGCGGCCCCACGCACAACAAGGGCGTGCTAATCTTGGCCGGTTACCTACGCGGCAAATTTGCCCAGGACAAACCGCTGAGCATGAGCGCCAGCATCTGCTTTGAACAGAACTACAGCGGGGTCGATGGCGACAGCGCCTCCTCCACCGAGATGTACGCGCTCCTCTCCAGCCTGGCTGATCTACCCTTGCGTCAGGACATCGCGGTGACAGGCTCCGTGAACCAGAAGGGGGAGATTCAACCCATCGGCGGGGTGAACGAGAAGATCGAGGGTTTTTACCGCGTGTGCAAGGTGCGGGGCCTCACCGGGCAGCAAGGGGTCATCATCCCGCGGCGGAACGTTGATGACTTGGCCCTGCACAAGGAAGTGGTGGAGGCCGTGAAGAAGGGCTTGTTCCACATCTACCCGGTGGACACTGTCGATCAAGGCATCACCATTCTGACAGGCGTTCCTGCAGGAGAGCGCGGCCCAGACGGTCGCTTCCCTGAGGGGACGGTCAACGCGCGCGTGGATGCCCGTCTCCGAGAATTGGCAGAGGGACTTCGCCAGTACGCCCACGTGCCGACGGAACAGGAACAGAACTGA
- a CDS encoding sulfite exporter TauE/SafE family protein, protein MQNLYFALLGMTAGILGGAFGIGGGVLMVPVMILFMKVETHVAIGTSLAVIIPISIAGALRHFTLHNVDSHIALPAGIGGIVGAVIGATLIANLPAVYAKKGLGIFLVYTAIRLLLSK, encoded by the coding sequence ATGCAGAACCTCTACTTTGCGCTGTTGGGCATGACCGCAGGGATCCTCGGGGGTGCCTTTGGCATTGGGGGCGGGGTGCTCATGGTGCCGGTAATGATCCTTTTCATGAAGGTGGAGACGCACGTGGCCATTGGCACTTCCCTGGCCGTCATCATCCCCATCTCCATCGCCGGCGCGCTTCGGCATTTTACCCTCCACAACGTGGACTCCCACATCGCTCTCCCCGCTGGCATTGGCGGCATAGTCGGCGCGGTGATCGGCGCCACGCTCATCGCCAATCTGCCGGCAGTGTACGCTAAGAAGGGGTTGGGCATTTTCCTCGTCTACACGGCCATCCGGTTGCTTCTTTCCAAGTAG